A genomic stretch from Synergistaceae bacterium includes:
- a CDS encoding glycosyltransferase family 4 protein, translating to MKGNSVCLVNGRSLMPPLSGVGRATFELCRRIFRPGDDWTPLYYYGWYTRNLLDLESTGSVEKKFKSRALKTALSVVRSNDLLKRAARGMLEVCAGLGSPKDGSPRLYWEPNHVILQHLEARFRLLTLHDLSCLRHPEWHPRERLDFFNSRFLPGIQRADGIVTVSEAIRREVMNTLKLPEDRVICVHNGVDRERFRPLPGDELERFRLERGLREGFVLCVGSLEPRKNLTNLLDGWLSLPKRLRSGYRLLLIGNAGWSNEDVMKKIRENGDSILLRSDVPAEDLPRYYNLAEFFVCVSLYEGFSLPPLEALACGTPVLASDIAVHREILRDGAVYVNPGSAAKIAEALEVFLTAPPDRGTARKKGVERAGNFTWEAAALQYRSIMKNFLEESGI from the coding sequence ATGAAAGGAAATTCAGTCTGTTTAGTGAACGGCCGGTCCCTGATGCCGCCTCTGTCCGGCGTGGGGCGGGCGACCTTCGAGCTGTGCAGGCGAATCTTCCGCCCCGGTGACGACTGGACGCCGCTGTATTATTATGGCTGGTATACCCGTAACCTGCTGGACCTGGAATCGACGGGGAGCGTGGAGAAAAAATTCAAAAGTCGGGCGCTGAAAACGGCGCTTTCCGTGGTACGCTCGAACGACCTGCTGAAACGGGCGGCCCGGGGAATGCTGGAGGTCTGCGCCGGACTTGGGAGCCCGAAAGACGGCAGTCCTCGGCTGTACTGGGAACCGAACCACGTGATTCTCCAACATCTGGAGGCGAGATTTCGGCTGCTCACTTTGCATGACCTTTCCTGTCTGCGGCATCCGGAATGGCACCCCCGGGAGCGGCTGGATTTTTTCAACTCGCGTTTTTTGCCCGGCATTCAAAGGGCGGATGGAATTGTCACCGTCTCCGAGGCCATTCGGCGCGAAGTGATGAATACGCTGAAGCTGCCAGAAGACCGGGTGATCTGCGTCCACAACGGAGTGGACCGCGAACGTTTTCGCCCTCTGCCCGGGGATGAACTGGAGCGGTTCCGGCTGGAGAGGGGTTTGAGAGAAGGATTTGTCCTGTGCGTAGGGTCGCTGGAGCCGAGAAAAAACCTGACGAACCTTTTGGATGGGTGGCTGAGTCTGCCGAAGCGGCTCCGGAGCGGTTACAGGCTCCTGTTGATCGGAAACGCGGGCTGGTCGAACGAAGACGTGATGAAAAAAATACGCGAGAATGGAGATTCGATTCTTCTGCGCTCTGACGTGCCCGCGGAGGATCTGCCTCGTTACTACAACCTGGCGGAATTTTTTGTCTGCGTTTCGCTGTACGAAGGATTTAGTTTGCCGCCTCTGGAGGCGCTGGCCTGCGGGACTCCCGTACTGGCTTCCGACATCGCCGTTCATCGGGAAATACTGAGAGATGGAGCGGTGTACGTGAATCCCGGCAGCGCTGCAAAAATTGCGGAAGCCCTCGAAGTCTTTCTGACCGCGCCTCCGGACAGGGGGACGGCGAGGAAAAAGGGGGTCGAACGAGCTGGGAACTTCACCTGGGAAGCGGCGGCCCTGCAATATCGCTCGATTATGAAAAATTTTTTGGAAGAAAGCGGGATATAA
- a CDS encoding sugar transferase: MNNRLFKDTQSRWSQRLWDAGGILFIFLAGSSLCWHTPYFWISGLGRLPVLPDRWCFLALLAGAYGTALILTRRVAATPLCSRIPGVFLGVCSGFLVFSALIFVMRLYYSRSFWLFAFGVSFVWLYIGQRLFFSAAQIRYGFTPGSQIQELKKEWRDNFLEIASPNASELFDVLVISPYQEKRLSPEWTRYITDMMIQGVPMAHPGAVYEFFSGRLPLRYMVEGPGVVIRAPGNYLRFKRLFDWILLLLLGFPALIVMGLAALGALCCSGRPVFFVQERIGRNGAPFRMVKFRSMTESGEVTAIGRFLRKYHIDELPQLWNVLLGEMSFIGPRPETPELTHRYTEEIPFYPYRYSVLPGLTGWAQVHCGYASAVGENRVKLSYDLYYVKHASFLLDLLIVLKTIKTILAG, translated from the coding sequence TTGAATAACAGGTTGTTTAAAGATACGCAAAGCCGATGGAGTCAACGTTTATGGGATGCGGGGGGCATTCTGTTCATTTTTCTGGCGGGATCCTCCCTTTGCTGGCACACGCCGTATTTCTGGATTTCCGGTCTGGGGAGACTTCCGGTCCTCCCGGACAGATGGTGTTTTCTGGCACTGCTGGCCGGCGCCTATGGAACGGCCCTGATCCTCACCCGGCGCGTCGCGGCCACTCCGCTGTGCAGCCGGATTCCCGGAGTTTTTTTAGGGGTGTGTTCCGGCTTTCTTGTTTTTTCAGCGCTGATCTTTGTCATGCGTTTATATTATTCGCGTTCGTTCTGGCTGTTCGCCTTCGGAGTTTCCTTCGTGTGGCTCTATATCGGTCAACGGCTGTTTTTTTCGGCTGCTCAGATCCGTTACGGATTTACGCCGGGTTCTCAGATTCAGGAGCTGAAAAAGGAGTGGAGGGACAATTTTCTGGAAATTGCCTCGCCGAACGCCTCCGAGCTCTTCGACGTCCTCGTTATTTCTCCGTACCAGGAAAAACGCCTGTCGCCGGAATGGACGCGGTACATCACCGACATGATGATTCAGGGGGTGCCCATGGCCCACCCTGGAGCGGTCTACGAATTTTTTTCGGGGCGTCTGCCCCTTCGGTACATGGTGGAAGGGCCCGGCGTGGTAATTCGCGCCCCCGGAAACTACCTGCGTTTTAAACGCCTGTTCGACTGGATTTTGCTCCTGCTGCTGGGTTTTCCCGCTCTGATCGTCATGGGGCTGGCGGCGCTGGGAGCTCTCTGCTGCTCCGGCCGTCCGGTTTTTTTCGTGCAGGAGCGCATTGGCCGGAATGGCGCTCCCTTTCGCATGGTGAAGTTCAGAAGCATGACCGAATCCGGAGAGGTCACGGCAATTGGACGATTTCTCAGAAAATATCATATTGACGAACTGCCTCAGCTGTGGAACGTTTTGCTGGGGGAAATGAGTTTTATCGGGCCGAGGCCTGAGACGCCGGAACTGACGCATCGTTATACGGAAGAAATTCCGTTTTATCCGTACCGTTACTCCGTTTTGCCGGGCCTTACCGGTTGGGCGCAGGTTCATTGCGGTTACGCCTCCGCCGTCGGCGAGAACAGGGTTAAATTGAGCTATGACCTGTATTATGTCAAACACGCCTCTTTTTTGCTGGACCTGCTGATCGTCCTGAAAACCATAAAAACGATACTGGCGGGGTGA
- the glpK gene encoding glycerol kinase GlpK: MAENCIVALDQGTTGTRCILFDERGNALASHHQEHAQICPRPGWVEHDANEIWFCAQNVIREARAKVPSAEPVGMGITNQRETVVVWDRKTGEPVYNAIVWQCMRTQDFCAEWQKMKEWEQSPAGCGKVKDKTGLLISNYFSGTKLRWILENVGGVKERAHQGDLLFGTIDTWLIWNLTGGVRGGIHVTDVTNASRTLLMNIKTLSWDEEMLDFLGIPAVMLPRILPSSHVYGTTAKNATFNAGIPIAGDLGDQQAALFGQTCFEPGMVKNTYGTGLFMLLNTGDVCAASQNGLLTTPAYSLQEGNCVYALEGSVAMGGATIQWLRDNLRVIDTADDSEYFANKAKDSGGVYFVPAFSGLFAPYWDMSARGAIVGLTRYARKEHLVCAALESICYQTRDVLEAMQKDSNIPVSRLKVDGGAVINDTLMQLQADIAGREVIRPLFRETTALGAAYAAGLAVGFWDSLNALRALWKVDRVFSPAITLSEREKKYGKWQKAIEKARGWAEEE; encoded by the coding sequence GTGGCTGAAAACTGTATAGTGGCGTTGGACCAGGGTACAACCGGTACGCGGTGCATTCTCTTTGATGAAAGAGGCAACGCGCTTGCGTCGCATCATCAGGAACACGCTCAAATCTGTCCTCGTCCTGGTTGGGTGGAACACGACGCGAATGAAATATGGTTTTGCGCGCAGAACGTGATCCGTGAGGCACGGGCGAAAGTCCCCTCGGCGGAACCGGTGGGCATGGGCATTACAAATCAGCGTGAAACCGTGGTTGTGTGGGACAGAAAAACGGGGGAACCCGTTTATAACGCCATCGTTTGGCAGTGTATGCGCACCCAGGATTTTTGCGCTGAATGGCAGAAAATGAAGGAATGGGAACAGAGTCCTGCCGGTTGCGGTAAAGTCAAAGACAAGACCGGACTCCTCATCAGCAACTATTTTTCAGGGACGAAACTTCGTTGGATACTGGAAAATGTCGGTGGCGTTAAAGAAAGGGCGCACCAGGGAGACCTTTTGTTTGGCACGATTGACACCTGGCTGATCTGGAACCTTACCGGCGGCGTCCGGGGGGGTATTCACGTTACGGACGTCACGAATGCCTCCCGAACGCTTCTGATGAACATTAAAACACTTTCCTGGGATGAGGAAATGCTGGATTTTCTGGGAATTCCGGCCGTTATGCTGCCGCGAATCCTGCCGTCCAGCCATGTTTATGGAACAACAGCGAAGAACGCCACGTTTAATGCAGGTATACCCATTGCCGGTGATCTCGGAGATCAGCAGGCAGCGTTGTTCGGCCAGACCTGCTTTGAGCCGGGAATGGTGAAGAATACTTATGGTACAGGCCTTTTTATGTTGCTCAATACCGGTGATGTGTGCGCGGCATCTCAAAATGGGCTTCTGACGACGCCTGCTTACAGCCTGCAGGAAGGAAATTGCGTTTACGCTCTGGAAGGGTCTGTCGCTATGGGGGGCGCGACCATTCAATGGCTCAGAGACAATCTCCGGGTGATCGATACGGCCGACGACAGCGAATATTTTGCAAACAAGGCCAAAGATTCCGGGGGAGTTTACTTCGTCCCCGCGTTTTCCGGACTCTTTGCCCCTTACTGGGACATGAGCGCCCGGGGCGCTATTGTGGGGCTGACCCGTTATGCCCGGAAGGAACATCTGGTCTGCGCCGCCCTGGAAAGCATTTGTTATCAGACTCGGGATGTTCTCGAAGCGATGCAGAAGGACTCGAATATTCCGGTCTCCAGGCTGAAAGTCGATGGAGGCGCGGTGATCAACGATACACTGATGCAGTTGCAGGCGGATATTGCGGGCCGGGAGGTCATTCGTCCTCTGTTCCGGGAGACGACGGCCCTGGGAGCGGCTTACGCGGCCGGGCTCGCGGTGGGATTCTGGGACTCTCTCAACGCGCTCAGAGCTCTTTGGAAGGTGGATCGAGTCTTTTCCCCGGCGATTACGCTGAGTGAACGCGAAAAAAAATACGGAAAGTGGCAGAAAGCCATCGAAAAAGCGAGGGGCTGGGCGGAAGAAGAGTAA
- the galE gene encoding UDP-glucose 4-epimerase GalE, with translation MAILVTGGAGYIGSVTVEALRAEGESVVVLDDLSNGHREAVAPDVPFYEGNIGDTALLAHIAVEHKIDQLVHFAGYISVPESMTEPLRYFENNTGKTVKMLSALREQGLKNVVFSSTAAVYGEPDYTPIDEDHSKRPANPYGLSKYFVEQILDWTESAFGVTHVILRYFNAAGATISRGEAHKVETHLIPLVLQVAAGKRECVTLYGADYPTPDGTCVRDYIHVADLADAHVKALRYLKKGGDSQKINLGNGKGFSVREVVAVAEKVTGVKIPVKKAPRREGDPSVLVADAKKARRILGWIPCFSDLEVIVRSAWEWYRAHPESCSCGKISSSF, from the coding sequence ATGGCTATTCTGGTAACAGGCGGCGCGGGCTACATCGGCAGCGTTACGGTGGAGGCTCTTCGGGCGGAAGGAGAGTCCGTCGTCGTGTTGGACGACCTCAGCAACGGGCATCGGGAGGCAGTAGCGCCGGATGTCCCCTTTTACGAGGGAAATATTGGAGACACTGCCCTTCTTGCCCATATCGCCGTTGAACATAAAATCGATCAGCTTGTTCATTTTGCGGGTTATATTTCCGTTCCCGAATCGATGACCGAACCTTTGCGTTATTTTGAAAACAACACCGGCAAAACGGTAAAAATGCTGTCGGCCCTTCGGGAACAGGGGCTGAAAAATGTGGTGTTTTCCTCCACGGCGGCGGTGTACGGCGAGCCGGATTACACGCCCATCGACGAGGACCACTCCAAAAGGCCGGCCAACCCCTACGGACTTTCAAAGTATTTTGTGGAGCAGATTCTGGACTGGACGGAATCCGCATTTGGAGTGACTCATGTGATTTTACGCTATTTTAACGCAGCCGGAGCCACGATCAGTCGGGGTGAAGCTCATAAAGTCGAAACTCATCTGATTCCTCTGGTGTTACAGGTCGCTGCCGGAAAGAGGGAGTGCGTCACGCTGTACGGCGCCGACTACCCCACGCCGGACGGAACCTGCGTCAGAGATTATATCCACGTGGCGGACCTGGCGGACGCCCATGTGAAGGCCCTGCGCTACCTGAAAAAGGGCGGAGATTCCCAAAAAATCAACCTGGGCAATGGAAAAGGGTTCTCCGTCCGGGAAGTGGTGGCAGTCGCTGAAAAGGTAACCGGAGTGAAAATTCCGGTGAAAAAAGCCCCGCGACGGGAGGGCGATCCCTCCGTTCTGGTGGCTGACGCGAAAAAAGCGCGCAGGATCCTGGGGTGGATCCCCTGTTTTTCGGATCTGGAGGTGATTGTGCGCTCCGCCTGGGAATGGTACAGAGCTCACCCCGAAAGCTGCAGTTGTGGAAAAATCAGTTCTTCCTTCTGA